A stretch of Synergistaceae bacterium DNA encodes these proteins:
- the gpmA gene encoding 2,3-diphosphoglycerate-dependent phosphoglycerate mutase, translating into MYQIVLIRHGESAWNKENRFTGWTDVPLSEKGINEAREAGKLLKAEGFKFDYAFTSVLKRAIKTLWLVLEEMDLMWIPIQHSWKLNERHYGALQGLNKADTAAKFGDAQVKIWRRSYDVPPPVLEKSDERYPGHDPRYAGLSDSELPLTECLADTVARVVPFWQDSIVPAIKSGKKIIIAAHGNSLRALVKYLDNVSEKDILELNIPTGVPLLYELNDDMTPKSHRYLGDAEAIAKAQAAVANQGKAK; encoded by the coding sequence ATGTATCAGATCGTATTAATCAGACACGGTGAAAGCGCATGGAACAAGGAAAACAGATTCACAGGCTGGACAGACGTTCCATTATCAGAAAAAGGTATCAACGAAGCTCGCGAGGCCGGAAAATTATTAAAGGCTGAAGGATTCAAATTTGATTACGCGTTTACTTCAGTGTTGAAGAGGGCAATAAAGACTCTCTGGCTTGTTCTCGAAGAAATGGACTTAATGTGGATACCGATTCAGCACTCATGGAAATTAAACGAGCGTCATTACGGAGCTTTGCAGGGACTCAACAAGGCCGACACAGCAGCAAAATTCGGTGATGCTCAAGTAAAAATTTGGCGCAGAAGTTATGATGTTCCGCCGCCTGTCCTAGAGAAATCAGACGAGAGATACCCCGGCCATGATCCGAGATATGCAGGTCTCAGCGATTCAGAACTGCCCTTAACTGAATGTCTTGCGGATACAGTCGCGAGAGTCGTTCCTTTCTGGCAGGATTCAATTGTTCCCGCAATAAAGTCCGGCAAAAAAATTATTATTGCTGCTCACGGAAATTCTTTGCGCGCACTCGTTAAATATCTCGACAACGTTTCAGAGAAAGATATTCTCGAACTTAACATACCGACTGGAGTCCCGTTACTTTATGAGCTTAACGACGATATGACTCCGAAATCACACAGATATTTGGGTGACGCAGAAGCAATAGCAAAGGCTCAAGCAGCAGTCGCGAATCAGGGTAAAGCAAAATAA